One genomic region from Bacillota bacterium encodes:
- a CDS encoding YkuS family protein — MAERIAVEEGLSNIKEHLSRHGYQVVGFDDGLHDAEAVVISGGDRDFLGFTEPHTGAPVISARGRSPQEVLEDLRRRL, encoded by the coding sequence GTGGCAGAGCGAATTGCGGTGGAAGAAGGTTTGAGCAATATAAAAGAACATCTGAGCCGTCATGGGTACCAGGTGGTAGGCTTTGACGACGGGCTTCACGATGCTGAGGCGGTGGTAATTAGCGGTGGGGATCGGGACTTTCTCGGCTTTACTGAACCTCATACCGGAGCCCCGGTGATTTCAGCCCGGGGTCGGTCGCCACAGGAGGTTCTGGAAGATTTGCGTCGACGGCTATAG